Sequence from the Sphingomonas sp. SORGH_AS_0950 genome:
CAAAGCCGCCACGCCGAGCAGCGCCAGATGATAGCTCCAGCGTCCCGGCTTCACGACACCATATCCTTCATCAGCCGGTCGAGCGGCGCCAGCCGCGCCCCCCAGCAGTAACGCTCCATCACCCGCGCGCGCGCGGCGGGGTTGGTGGCGGGGCCGTTCAGCGCGGCGAGGACGCGGGCCGCGAAATCCCGGTCGTCCGCCGCCACCGCGATCGTGCCGCCATGATCGATCCCCTCGGCGGCGGCGCGCGACGCGACGACGGGGCGGGCCATTGCCATCGCCTCCAGCACCTTGTTCTGGATGCCGCGCGCCAGCATCAGCGGCGCGACGCAGACCGCCGCCCCCGCCAGCCATGGCCGCGTGTCGGGCACTTCGCCGGTGACGATCACCACCTCGCCCGCCAGTCGCCGCACCGCCGCGGCGGGCGCGCGGCCGACAATGGCGAAGCGTGCATCCGGCCGGACGGCGCGGATGCACGGCAGGATGCTCTGGGCGAAATGGATCACCGCATCGATATTGGGGCGATAGTCCATCTGCCCGGTGAAGACGATCAGTGGGCCGTCCCGCACCACCGGCGCCACCGCGCCGGGCGCATGGACGGTCGCGTCGATGCCGTTCTCGATGGCCAGGACATGGCCCTGCCCGCCCTGGCTGCGGAACAAGTCGGCTTCGGCCTCGCTGACGAACAGGGTCGCATCGGCATCGCGGGCCACGCGGCGCTCAAAGGCGGACAGACGTTTCGCCTCGCGGGCCAGCATCCAGGCCCTGGGGCCGGTCGCGCCATCCGCCATCGCGGCGAACTTGGCCGAGTCGACGTCCACCATGTCCATCACGGTCGGCCCTTGCCCGCGATACTGCGCCATCTGGCCCGAAAAGACATAGGTCGCGGCCACCCCGCCCCGCCGCACCCCGGCCACCGCCCGCGCCATGGCGGGATGGGCAAAGGCGGTCAGCGAGACCGGGCGGCCGGTCGCCAGCGCCTCGACGGCGGCGCGCGGCATCCCCTTGGTCCGGGGGATCACATGGCAACTCGCCAGCAGGTCGCGGAATGCGGGCGGCGGATCGCGCTCGGCCTCGCTTTCGGCAAAGGCGCAGAGATGGATGCGCCAGTCGCGCGCCAGATGCCGCAGGATGTGGAAGCTGCGGATCTTGTCGCCGCGATCGGGGGGAAAGGGCACGCGGTGCGCGAGGAACAACAGGTCCCTCACCCCAGCCCCCGTGCGATCACCGGCCCCGCGATCCGCGCCGCCCAGACCGGCATCCGCTTCCAGATGGCGATCATCGCGGCATATTTGGGGTTGAGCGGATTGATCGCGCGCGGCCCATGGATGCTGCGGCTGGCATAGACCAGCGGCCGCCCCTCGAACCCCCAATTCTTCTTGAACGCCGCCGCGCCGGTCCCGACCTTCGACCGGCCGAAATCGAAGCGGTGGCAGCCGCGTGACCGCGCGTGCCGCATCAGCGCGAAATACATCAGGTCGTTGGCGCGCAGACCCCGCGCCGCCTGCGTGCCCCCGCCCCAATAGGGATAGACGGTGCCGCCATGATACAGGCTGAGCACGCTCGCCACCGCGCGGCCGCGATGGCGCACGGTCAGCACGTCCGCGTCCAGCCGCGCCGCCGCCTCGCGGAACAGCCGCGCCGGAAAGACCGGGGTGCCCAGATTGCGAACCGATTCGGCATAGACGTGGTAATGCTCGGCCAGCATCATCGCATCGGCGCCGGTCTGGACGGTCAGGTCGTTGGCCAGCGCCTTGCGCACCTCGGCCCGCTGCTTGCGAGGAATCGCCTTCAGCTCGGCCTCGTCATCGGCGGCGATCGGGCGGACGAAACCCAGATAACTGTCGGCGTCGGGCGTCCAGCCATCCGGCACCGGCCCTCCGCGCAATTCGACCGACTCGATGCCCCGGTCGCGGGCGAGCGTCCAGGCCGCCTCCGCCAGCAGGTCCACGCCCTCGCCCAGCACGCCGCCATCGACGCCGAAGCCCGTCGACACCATCGCCGCGCCGAACAAGGGCGAGCGAATTTCGCTGAGCGGCAACAGGCCGACCAGATCGCCGCTGCGCTCCGCGACCAGGCAATGCGCCTTCTGGCCACAGCCCGCCGCCCCCGCCAGCAGCCAGCCGGTGCGATGAAAGGGCGTGCCACCGGCGGCATCCACGAACGCATCGATGCGCGCACGCTCCGTTTCGCGCGCCAGATCGGCGACGCGCAGGGTCGGCACCGTCGCGCTCATGCCAGCTGTGCCGCTTCCCTGGCCGCCACCTGATCGACCCGGCCCCAATCATGCCGCCCGAGCAACGCGCGCAGCTTGCCCTCCATCGCGCCCAGCCGCGAATAATGGCGGATGCGCGAGCGAAGCGGGGCGGCGGTGACGCGCGGCTGGCCGGGATCGATCTCCCAGGGGTGGAAATAGAACATCGCGCCGTGCCGGTCGCGCTCGACCTGCCCGATCGCGATGTCGGTCAGCTTGGCGGGCAGCATCCGGAAGAAGCCGCCGCCGGTCGCCAGCCGGCGCTGGCCGAACTGCGCCACCGTCACCGGCAGCTCGATCAGATCGGCATCGGCCAGCGGCCGCCAGGCATAGCGCGGCGAGGCCGCCCAGCCATAATGATCGTGCCGCAGCGGCGCGACGCTGGAGGAATAACGATAGCCCGCCTCGGCCAGCACGCGATGCGCCCAGGGGGTGCGGGTGTCGATCGAGAAGCTGGGCGCGCGATATCCGGTGACGGCCTGCCCGCCCGCATCCTCGATCGCGGTGCGCGCGCGGAGCAGATCGGCGCGGAACTGGTCGGCGGTCATGGTGAAGACGCGCTGATGGTCCCAGCCATGGCTGGCCATCTCATGCCCGGCGGCGACGATGCGGCGGATCAGGCCGGGATGGCGATGCGCGACCCAGCCCAGCGTGAAGAAGGTCGCGCGCGTCCCCGTCTCGGCGAACAGCGACAGGACCGCATCGGTATTGGCCTCGACCCGGCTGTCTAGCCGGTCCCAGTCGGCCTTGTCGATCGTCCGTTCGAAGGCGCCGACCTGGAACCACTCCTCGACATCGACCGACATGCCATGGAGCGGCCGGGCCGCGCCGGGCTCAGGCGGCATGGCCCCAGGCGCCCGTGCGGATCGTCGGGCTTTCTTCGCGGCGGGGCTCGCCACGCGCGTCGGCATCGCTCCAGTCGACCATCAGCGTCAGCACGCGGCGCAGCGCCGCCTCCTGCTGCTCCAGCCGCGCCTCCAGCCGCGCGATCCGCTCCTCCAGGGCCGCGACCGGCGACGGTTCGGCCGCCGCCGCCGGGGCGGGCTTGGCGGACTGGGGTTCCGGAGCGGGCCGGGGATCGGGGATCGGGCGCAGCGATACCGGCTCGGGCGCGGGCGGCGGGGCGACGATACGCGGGCTGCCGCCCTGCCCCGTCTGGCCGTCGGGCATGATGCGGGTGCGAACGATCGGATCGGCCATCGCGGCGGGCGCGGGCGCGCCGTTCAGCGTCGCGGCGCCCAGCGTCCCCAGCCCGAAGACCGAACGGTCGAAGGCGGGTGCGGCCTGTGGCGGTGCGATCGGGGCGGGTTCGGGCTGTATCTCGACGTCGCGCGAGGTCGCGAACCGATCGCCCCCCATATCGGCGGCCATGTCGGCGGCGACGCTCTTGACGGTTTCCTCGCCGATCAGCTCGACCCCCTCGACCGCCGCCTGCAACAGCACGCGGCCCGCCAGCACGTTCAGACGGCGCGGCACGCCGCCCGACACCTCGTACAGCGCGTCGAACGCGTCGGCGGCGAAATCGGGGCGGCCGGTCCATCCCGCCACCGCCAGCCGGTGCGCGATGTAATCGGGAACCTCGTCGGCCTCCATCGGGTCGAGATGGTGGATGGCGATGACCCGCTGGCGCAGCTGCTCGATGGCGGCCGAGCCGAGCAGGCGCTCGCGAAATTCGGGCTGTCCGACCAGCAGGATCTGGAGCAGCGCATGCCCCCCCGCCTGAAAATTGGACAGCATGCGCAGTTCCTCGAGCGAGGCGAGCGGCAGCGCCTGCGCCTCGTCGACGATCAGCAGGATGCGACGCCCCTCGCGCGCGACGCCGTTCAGCGCGCGCTCGATCGCGGCCAACAGTCCCGCCTTGGACAGGCCCAGGCTGTCGACACCCAGCTGTCCGGCGACGGTGCGGAGCAGGTCGTTCGGCTCGATCGCGGTCGACACGATATGGATGACGCGCAGGCGGCGCGGGTCGAGCGTCTCGACAAGATGGCCGACCAGCGTGGTCTTGCCCGCGCCGACATCGCCGGTGATGACGATGAAGCCCTCGCCCTGCGCCAGGCCATAGCCGAGATAGGCCATCGCCTTGCCGTGAGTCGCCGTCT
This genomic interval carries:
- a CDS encoding TIGR03087 family PEP-CTERM/XrtA system glycosyltransferase; this translates as MRDLLFLAHRVPFPPDRGDKIRSFHILRHLARDWRIHLCAFAESEAERDPPPAFRDLLASCHVIPRTKGMPRAAVEALATGRPVSLTAFAHPAMARAVAGVRRGGVAATYVFSGQMAQYRGQGPTVMDMVDVDSAKFAAMADGATGPRAWMLAREAKRLSAFERRVARDADATLFVSEAEADLFRSQGGQGHVLAIENGIDATVHAPGAVAPVVRDGPLIVFTGQMDYRPNIDAVIHFAQSILPCIRAVRPDARFAIVGRAPAAAVRRLAGEVVIVTGEVPDTRPWLAGAAVCVAPLMLARGIQNKVLEAMAMARPVVASRAAAEGIDHGGTIAVAADDRDFAARVLAALNGPATNPAARARVMERYCWGARLAPLDRLMKDMVS
- a CDS encoding FemAB family XrtA/PEP-CTERM system-associated protein, encoding MSATVPTLRVADLARETERARIDAFVDAAGGTPFHRTGWLLAGAAGCGQKAHCLVAERSGDLVGLLPLSEIRSPLFGAAMVSTGFGVDGGVLGEGVDLLAEAAWTLARDRGIESVELRGGPVPDGWTPDADSYLGFVRPIAADDEAELKAIPRKQRAEVRKALANDLTVQTGADAMMLAEHYHVYAESVRNLGTPVFPARLFREAAARLDADVLTVRHRGRAVASVLSLYHGGTVYPYWGGGTQAARGLRANDLMYFALMRHARSRGCHRFDFGRSKVGTGAAAFKKNWGFEGRPLVYASRSIHGPRAINPLNPKYAAMIAIWKRMPVWAARIAGPVIARGLG
- a CDS encoding XrtA system polysaccharide deacetylase — protein: MPPEPGAARPLHGMSVDVEEWFQVGAFERTIDKADWDRLDSRVEANTDAVLSLFAETGTRATFFTLGWVAHRHPGLIRRIVAAGHEMASHGWDHQRVFTMTADQFRADLLRARTAIEDAGGQAVTGYRAPSFSIDTRTPWAHRVLAEAGYRYSSSVAPLRHDHYGWAASPRYAWRPLADADLIELPVTVAQFGQRRLATGGGFFRMLPAKLTDIAIGQVERDRHGAMFYFHPWEIDPGQPRVTAAPLRSRIRHYSRLGAMEGKLRALLGRHDWGRVDQVAAREAAQLA
- a CDS encoding ExeA family protein, translating into MYETHFGLGERPFQLTPDPRFWFETATHGKAMAYLGYGLAQGEGFIVITGDVGAGKTTLVGHLVETLDPRRLRVIHIVSTAIEPNDLLRTVAGQLGVDSLGLSKAGLLAAIERALNGVAREGRRILLIVDEAQALPLASLEELRMLSNFQAGGHALLQILLVGQPEFRERLLGSAAIEQLRQRVIAIHHLDPMEADEVPDYIAHRLAVAGWTGRPDFAADAFDALYEVSGGVPRRLNVLAGRVLLQAAVEGVELIGEETVKSVAADMAADMGGDRFATSRDVEIQPEPAPIAPPQAAPAFDRSVFGLGTLGAATLNGAPAPAAMADPIVRTRIMPDGQTGQGGSPRIVAPPPAPEPVSLRPIPDPRPAPEPQSAKPAPAAAAEPSPVAALEERIARLEARLEQQEAALRRVLTLMVDWSDADARGEPRREESPTIRTGAWGHAA